In a single window of the Chondrocystis sp. NIES-4102 genome:
- the ycf81 gene encoding hypothetical protein translates to MVDAIIIIICIIAAVNIGFDGLQLLPNDILEGVSNIEALRFVIAGFSTIIGLGIGVAVQTTYRRLETQVRNTNIEIIITRAIGLVMGLLVANLMLAPMFLLPIPKELSFFKPTVAVLGSVMFSYLGIGLADTHGRTFLRLINPNSIESMLVAEGTLEATSTKILDTSCIIDGRVEELLKTGFLEGQILIPQFVLQELQNLADTSNSQKRIRGRRGLDILNQMQEEYPDRILLNKADYDDIETVDSKLVRLAQELSATLLTNDYNLSKVANLQKVEILNINDLARSLRPIYLPGDHLELKILKQGKEPEQGIGYLEDGTMVVVEEGSDRVGGEIQVVVTSSLQTSAGRMIFAKPQSEFESYTNIVG, encoded by the coding sequence CCAACGATATACTCGAAGGAGTATCCAATATTGAAGCCTTGCGCTTTGTAATTGCTGGTTTCTCCACCATTATCGGTTTGGGAATAGGCGTGGCAGTACAAACAACCTATCGTCGCTTAGAAACTCAAGTCCGTAATACCAACATTGAAATAATTATAACTAGGGCGATCGGACTAGTTATGGGTTTATTGGTTGCCAATCTGATGTTAGCCCCAATGTTCTTGTTACCAATTCCTAAAGAATTAAGCTTTTTTAAACCGACGGTAGCAGTATTGGGAAGCGTCATGTTTTCTTATTTAGGTATTGGTTTAGCTGATACTCATGGGCGGACTTTCCTACGTTTAATTAATCCCAATAGTATTGAGTCGATGTTAGTTGCTGAAGGTACTTTGGAAGCGACTTCGACTAAAATTCTTGATACTAGCTGTATTATCGATGGACGAGTTGAGGAATTACTCAAGACTGGATTTTTAGAAGGACAAATATTAATTCCCCAATTTGTATTGCAAGAACTACAAAATCTAGCAGATACTAGTAACTCACAAAAAAGAATTCGTGGAAGAAGAGGTTTAGATATTCTTAACCAGATGCAGGAGGAATATCCAGATCGCATTCTCCTAAATAAAGCTGATTACGACGATATAGAAACGGTGGATAGTAAGTTGGTTCGATTAGCACAAGAACTTAGTGCGACACTTTTAACCAATGATTATAATCTCAGTAAAGTTGCTAACCTGCAAAAAGTCGAAATACTTAATATTAATGATTTAGCGCGTTCGTTGCGTCCTATTTACCTTCCAGGAGATCATCTAGAACTGAAAATTCTTAAACAGGGTAAAGAACCTGAACAAGGAATTGGTTACTTAGAAGATGGAACAATGGTGGTAGTGGAAGAAGGAAGCGATCGCGTAGGAGGCGAAATACAAGTGGTGGTGACATCATCATTGCAAACTTCCGCAGGTAGAATGATTTTTGCTAAACCTCAATCTGAGTTTGAAAGCTACACTAACATTGTTGGTTAA